The Tenrec ecaudatus isolate mTenEca1 chromosome 14, mTenEca1.hap1, whole genome shotgun sequence genome contains a region encoding:
- the LOC142425969 gene encoding olfactory receptor 11H4-like, whose product MHRFSIAFLSNKTTCVTLFSLLSTALGFMNSSVTSTVTEFVLLGLPGGQDMQIFFFSLFLGIYVFTITGNGAIVCAVRWDQRLHTPMYILLGNFAFLEIWYITSTVPSMLANSLSETKTISFVGCFLQFYFLSSLGTTETYFLCIMAYDRYLAICRPLHYPTIMTLQFCYILMFLCWVFGFLTYSVSTVQLSQLVFCGPNIIDHFVCDMDPLMALSCVPSPVTEIVFYILSSLIIILTLLYILGSYTLLLIAVFKVPSAAGRRKAFSTCGSHLTVVCLFYGALLVMYMSPTFDNPAEIQKIITLFYSVITPFLNPLIYSLRNKEMKAALKKVLRLERA is encoded by the coding sequence ATGCATAGGTTTTCTATAGCTTTCTTGAGTAACAAAACAACTTGTGTAACACTGTTCTCTCTTTTGTCTACAGCCCTGGGATTCATGAACAGTTCAGTGACAAGCACCGTAACTGAGTTTGTCCTCCTAGGCTTACCTGGTGGCCAAGACATGCAAATCTTCTTCTTCTCCCTGTTCCTCGGAATCTATGTGTTCACCATCACAGGAAACGGTGCCATTGTCTGTGCTGTGAGGTGGGACCAACGACTCCACACCCCGATGTATATTCTCCTAGGGAACTTTGCTTTCCTGGAAATCTGGTACATCACTTCCACGGTGCCCAGCATGCTGGCTAATTCCCTCTCAGAGACAAAAACCATCTCCTTTGTTGGCTGTTTCCTTCAGTTCTATTTCCTCAGTTCCCTTGGTACAACTGAAACATATTTTCTCTGCATCATGGCATATGATAGATACCTTGCCATCTGCCGCCCATTGCACTACCCtaccataatgaccctacagttcTGCTATATTTTGATGTTCCTTTGCTGGGTATTTGGGTTTCTTACTTACTCGGTCTCCACAGTGCAACTCTCCCAATTGGTTTTCTGTGGGCCCAACATCATTGATCACTTTGTGTGTGACATGGACCCACTGATGGCTCTGTCCTGTGTTCCATCTCCTGTCACTGAGATTGTGTTCTATATCCTGAGCTCCCTCATTATCATCCTAACTCTGCTGTATATCCTTGGCTCCTATACCCTTTTACTGATAGCTGTATTCAAAGTCCCTTCAGCAGCTGGCCGAAGAAAGGCCTTTTCCACCTGTGGATCGCATCTGACAGTGGTGTGTTTATTCTATGGGGCCCTCTTGGTAATGTATATGAGCCCCACATTTGATAACCCAgctgaaattcagaagattataaCGTTGTTCTATTCTGTGATCACTCCCTTCTTAAACCCTCTGATTTACAGCTTACGAAACAAGGAGATGAAGGCTGCACTGAAGAAAGTCTTGAGGTTAGAACGAGCATAA